A part of Phoenix dactylifera cultivar Barhee BC4 chromosome 2, palm_55x_up_171113_PBpolish2nd_filt_p, whole genome shotgun sequence genomic DNA contains:
- the LOC103708199 gene encoding UTP:RNA uridylyltransferase 1-like — MADGGGGGGGGGASFSFSKDTATGVTGGQDKLPSSSSSASLDGGAFLLRLLQKPPQTQLSASPFSLPPNHDPAVAALGPSRHFLPPDFRPPPPSHPPPPPPPAGHFPEPHLFSPPPFSVPPGFPPVLWPPHPGFPSLGADAGSSHGPGNHPFFRIDQRLGLSATGVGPVAAAPPRGDLYRIPGHPHPDRVLVDQIESGRKFSGPQGPEGRSDLRPPPGFQKFPVGGAAELDRSLADQSIPKVSSAQWKAQAERLRGHFERNHFHGERGKDAPFQRPPHRPQGLGQWIATHERQDGDQKVGRRERSWSDENHESHSYPDDAAAHGEFRHDDHRGYSDIPLKSQLRNRPVSSSRPINSNRRPGGESEKDADNEVDDGGKKARGHRLESSDQSEIDDISSRRDNCREEDVLNEQLMDSLELRDDAVLKNAMTHVSTSRGKDVRSDTFRGHYVSSQRVRIRRRTLECRWDIDALTPSFLSIFESLVPAEEEIAKQKQLLFSLQNLVNKEWPNARLYLYGSCANSFGVSNSDIDVCFAIDDTDRNKLDILLKLADVLQSGNLQNVQALTRARVPIVKLMDPVTGLSCDICINNLLAVVNTKLLKDYSQIDGRLRQLAFIVKHWARSRRVNETYQGTLSSYAYVLMCIHFLQLRKPAILPCLQALEATYAVTVDNVECAYFDQVEKLHDFSARNKESIARLLWAFFQYWAYHHDYTNDVISVRTGSIISKQAKDWTRRIGNDRHLICIEDPFEISHDLGRVVDKYSIKILREEFERAADILQYDRNPSVTLFEPYAPCSMQSSNQ; from the exons ATGgccgacggcggcggcggcggcggcggaggaggagcctccttctccttctcgaaAGACACCGCTACTGGAGTCACCGGCGGTCAAGACaagctcccctcctcctcctcctccgcctccttgGATGGGGGCGCCTttctcctccgtctcctccaaAAACCCCCTCAAACCCAACTCTCCGCCTCCCctttctctctaccacccaaccACGACCCCGCCGTCGCCGCCCTCGGCCCAAGCCGTCACTTCCTTCCCCCCGATTTCCGACCTCCACCGCCCTCCCACCctccccctccgccgccgccggcgggcCACTTCCCCGAACCCCACCTCTTCtcccctcctcccttctccgtCCCCCCCGGGTTCCCCCCAGTCCTTTGGCCGCCGCACCCCGGCTTCCCTTCCCTCGGCGCCGATGCCGGGAGCTCCCACGGCCCCGGGAACCATCCCTTCTTCCGGATAGACCAAAGGTTAGGGCTTTCGGCTACTGGCGTCGGCCCTGTTGCTGCCGCCCCTCCAAGAGGCGATCTTTACAGAATTCCAGGGCACCCGCATCCAGATAGGGTTCTCGTGGATCAAATTGAGTCTGGCAGGAAGTTTTCCGGTCCTCAGGGGCCAGAAGGGAGGAGCGATTTAAGGCCACCACCGGGCTTTCAGAAGTTTCCAGTTGGTGGTGCTGCTGAATTGGACAGATCATTGGCCGACCAGAGCATTCCCAAAGTCAGCTCGGCGCAATGGAAGGCGCAGGCCGAGAGGTTACGTGGGCACTTTGAGCGGAACCACTTCcatggagagagaggaaaagatgcCCCGTTTCAGAGGCCACCACACAGGCCACAGGGATTGGGGCAATGGATCGCCACGCATGAGAGGCAAGATGGGGATCAAAAGGtggggaggagggagaggagttGGAGTGACGAGAATCATGAGTCTCATTCTTACCCAGATGATGCAGCGGCACACGGAGAGTTTCGGCACGATGATCATAGGGGGTATAGCGATATTCCCCTCAAATCCCAGCTTAGAAATCGGCCTGTCAGCTCTAGCCGACCTATCAACAGCAATCGACGTCCTGGTGGAGAATCCGAGAAGGATGCAGATAATGAGGTTGATGATGGAGGGAAGAAAGCTAGAGGGCATAGGCTGGAAAGTTCAGATCAGAGTGAAATTGATGATATATCCTCTAGAAGGGATAATTGCAGGGAAGAGGATGTGTTAAACGAACAACTTATGGATTCTTTGGAGTTGAGGGATGATGCAGTGCTTAAGAATGCTATGACCCATGTCAGTACTTCACGGGGCAAG GATGTCAGGTCAGACACTTTtagaggacattatgtatcaagcCAGCGAGTGAGGATCCGAAGGAGAACACTGGAATGTCGCTGGGACATAGATGCACTGACACCTAGTTTCCTTTCAATTTTTGAATCTTTAGTACCTGCAGAGGAGGAAATAGCCAAGCAAAAGCAATTATTATTTTCACTGCAGAATTTGGTAAACAAAGAATGGCCCAATGCTCGGCTGTATCTTTATGGATCATGTGCCAATTCATTTGGGGTCTCAAATAGTGATATTGATGTCTGTTTTGCTATTGATGATACTGACAGAAACAAGCTTGATATTTTGTTAAAATTGGCAGATGTCTTGCAGTCTGGTAATCTTCAAAATGTGCAG GCACTAACTCGTGCTAGGGTTCCTATAGTAAAGCTAATGGATCCAGTTACTGGACTTTCTTGTGATATATGCATCAATAATCTCTTAGCAGTTGTTAACACAAAGCTCCTGAAGGATTATTCACAAATAGATGGTAGACTAAGGCAGTTGGCTTTTATTGTGAAGCATTGGGCCAGATCCCGTCGCGTCAATGAAACATATCAAGGGACTCTTTCTAGTTACGC TTATGTGCTAATGTGCATTCACTTCTTGCAACTCCGCAAGCCTGCAATTCTTCCTTGTTTACAG GCATTGGAGGCAACCTATGCTGTAACTGTAGATAATGTTGAATGTGCTTACTTTGACCAAGTCGAAAAACTGCATGATTTCAGTGCTCGGAATAAGGAAAGTATTGCACGGTTGCTTTGGGCATTTTTTCAGTACTGGGCATATCATCATGATTATACGAATGATGTTATATCTGTTCGAACAGGAAGCATCATTAG CAAGCAAGCTAAGGATTGGACAAGGCGGATTGGAAATGATCGTCATCTAATATGCATAGAAGATCCCTTCGAGATTTCCCATGATCTCGGCCGTGTGGTTGACAAGTACAGCATTAAAATTCTGAGGGAAGAATTTGAACGAGCTGCAGATATTCTGCAATACGATCGGAACCCCAGTGTCACTCTCTTTGAGCCTTATGCACCGTGTTCAATGCAAAGTTCAAACCAGTAA
- the LOC103697093 gene encoding glyoxylate/hydroxypyruvate reductase HPR3-like has protein sequence MRLSGLPIPEPSKFSLPVLKTRQPLRRFAPAPAMMSVEKPAAETPAVEREHLPPVLLLRPLLSHFHDALAPKFRFLKPWESPLPRDEFLAAHAGDVRALLCVGPFPVDAGLLACLPKLELVVTGSAGVNHIDVAECRRRGIAVTNAGNAFTDDVADYAVALLIDVLRQISAADRYVRRGLWPIQGDYPLGRKLGGKRVGIVGLGSIGSAVAKRLEAFGCTILYYSRSRKPSISYKFFSNVTNLAAESDVLVIACALTTETYHIINKEVMQALGRDGIIINVGRGALVDENELVKCLMEEEIGGAGLDVFENEPAVPQELFHMDNVVLSHHRAVFTPESFHGVLEVVLGNLEAFFSNRPLLTPISE, from the exons ATGCGCCTAAGTGGTCTCCCCATCCCCGAGCCCTCCAAGTTCTCGCTCCCCGTGCTTAAAACTCGTCAACCCCTCCGCCGGTTCGCGCCCGCGCCAGCGATGATGTCGGTCGAAAAACCCGCGGCGGAGACGCCGGCCGTAGAGCGAGAGCATCTCCCGCCGGTCCTCCTCCTTCGCCCGCTCTTATCCCACTTCCACGACGCGCTCGCCCCCAAATTCCGCTTCCTGAAGCCTTGGGAGTCTCCGCTCCCCCGCGACGAATTCCTCGCCGCCCACGCCGGCGACGTCCGGGCCCTTCTCTGCGTAGGCCCCTTCCCCGTCGACGCCGGGCTCCTTGCCTGCCTCCCGAAGCTGGAGCTGGTCGTGACCGGGAGCGCCGGGGTCAACCACATCGACGTCGCGGAGTGCCGGCGCAGGGGCATCGCCGTCACCAACGCCGGGAACGCCTTCACCGATGATGTTGCGGACTATGCGGTGGCTCTCTTGATTGATGTCCTGCGGCAGATCTCCGCGGCTGATCGGTATGTGCGGCGAGGCCTCTGGCCGATCCAGGGGGACTATCCACTTGGTCGCAAG CTGGGTGGAAAGCGAGTTGGTATTGTGGGGCTAGGAAGCATTGGATCTGCAGTTGCAAAAAGGCTCGAGGCCTTTGGCTGCACTATCCTGTACTATTCAAGAAGTAGAAAGCCATCCATCTCATACAAGTTCTTTTCAAATGTTACTAATCTTGCAGCTGAAAGTGATGTTCTGGTCATAGCTTGTGCATTGACCACTGAAACATACCATATCATCAACAAGGAAGTCATGCAAGCATTAGGGAGGGATGGCATTATCATCAATGTGGGACGTGGGGCTCTGGTTGATGAGAACGAATTAGTCAAGTGTTTAATggaagaggagattggaggtgcTGGACTTGATGTGTTTGAGAATGAACCAGCTGTGCCCCAAGAGCTCTTCCACATGGACAATGTAGTACTATCACATCATAGAGCTGTGTTCACACCAGAGTCTTTTCATGGAGTGCTTGAAGTAGTTTTGGGCAATTTGGAAGCTTTTTTTTCAAATAGGCCATTGCTTACTCCAATTTCGGAATAG